From a single Alloactinosynnema sp. L-07 genomic region:
- a CDS encoding DUF1416 domain-containing protein, whose product MSSCGAPDQSLPANVDAGKEIVLSGKVTKGDIPVGGAFVRLLDSTGEFTAEVVASEAGDFRFFAAPGDWTVRALHRDGNGEATVSAAGPGLHNVAITVG is encoded by the coding sequence ATGAGCTCTTGCGGAGCCCCTGACCAGTCCCTGCCCGCCAACGTCGACGCGGGCAAGGAGATCGTCCTTTCCGGCAAGGTCACCAAGGGCGACATCCCCGTTGGCGGCGCGTTCGTCCGCCTGCTGGACTCGACCGGCGAGTTCACCGCCGAGGTCGTCGCGTCCGAGGCCGGGGACTTCCGGTTCTTCGCCGCCCCCGGCGACTGGACCGTCCGCGCGCTGCACCGCGACGGCAACGGCGAGGCCACCGTGTCCGCCGCGGGCCCTGGCCTGCACAACGTGGCCATCACCGTCGGCTGA
- a CDS encoding peptidoglycan-binding protein: protein MGIKAGFRASIVGLLTATAIAGGMVAGAGTASACAENPYSHELAASLPQLRPGTTGTATVGLQVALRDHGHKLQGTGFYGPNTLAAVRAFQRKNGIKDSGIVGSKTWQALVGRLSVYSTGGRSNPTFAVHPGETDVKKVNHLRDYLSRLDFGGEQFWDEKSYSPRMVATVKRFQQSVGIKASGIVGPKTWTAMNQVLRIAGHWGC from the coding sequence ATGGGAATCAAGGCTGGATTTCGCGCGTCCATCGTCGGTTTGCTGACCGCGACCGCCATCGCGGGCGGCATGGTCGCCGGGGCGGGCACCGCGTCGGCGTGCGCGGAGAACCCGTATTCGCACGAGCTGGCGGCGTCGCTGCCCCAGCTGCGGCCGGGCACCACCGGCACCGCCACCGTCGGCCTGCAAGTGGCGTTGCGGGACCACGGCCACAAACTCCAAGGCACCGGCTTCTACGGGCCGAACACCCTGGCCGCGGTGCGGGCCTTCCAGCGCAAGAACGGGATCAAGGACAGCGGCATCGTCGGGTCCAAGACCTGGCAGGCCCTGGTCGGCCGCCTGAGCGTGTACTCGACGGGCGGCCGAAGCAACCCCACGTTCGCCGTGCACCCCGGTGAGACCGACGTCAAGAAGGTCAACCACCTGCGCGACTACCTTTCGCGGCTCGACTTCGGCGGCGAGCAGTTCTGGGACGAGAAGTCCTACTCACCGCGCATGGTCGCCACGGTCAAGCGGTTCCAGCAGTCGGTCGGCATCAAGGCCAGTGGGATCGTCGGGCCAAAGACCTGGACGGCGATGAATCAGGTCCTGCGGATCGCGGGCCACTGGGGCTGCTGA
- a CDS encoding FABP family protein, which yields MTDSDAVAGSGDAAISAAEQRAELTRHRNLPQFDDLPIPADTANLREGPNLNDACLALLPLVGVWRGEGEVVYPTIDGPFKFGQQITFAHDGRPFLSYESRAWLLDDDGNVIRPAAREVGWWRPQADDTIEVLLAHATGILEIYYGTPRTQTSWEIATDVVTRTATAKDVTAAKRLYGLVNNGDLAYVEERAMMGQPMQPHTSAHLRRVVG from the coding sequence ATGACCGACAGCGACGCGGTCGCGGGCAGTGGTGACGCGGCGATCAGCGCGGCCGAGCAGCGCGCCGAGCTGACCCGGCACCGCAACCTGCCGCAGTTCGACGACCTGCCGATCCCGGCCGACACCGCGAACCTGCGGGAGGGCCCCAACCTGAACGACGCCTGCCTGGCGCTGCTGCCGCTGGTCGGCGTGTGGCGGGGTGAGGGCGAGGTCGTCTATCCGACGATCGATGGGCCGTTCAAGTTCGGTCAGCAGATCACCTTCGCCCACGACGGCAGGCCGTTCCTGTCGTATGAGTCCCGCGCCTGGCTGCTCGACGACGACGGCAATGTCATCCGGCCCGCCGCGCGCGAGGTCGGCTGGTGGCGGCCGCAGGCCGACGACACCATCGAGGTCCTGCTGGCCCACGCCACCGGCATCCTGGAGATCTACTACGGCACCCCGCGCACCCAGACGTCCTGGGAGATCGCGACCGACGTGGTCACCCGGACCGCCACCGCCAAGGACGTCACCGCGGCCAAGCGGCTCTACGGCCTGGTGAACAACGGCGACCTCGCCTACGTCGAGGAGCGCGCCATGATGGGTCAGCCGATGCAGCCGCACACGTCGGCGCACCTGCGCCGCGTCGTCGGATAG